The Patescibacteria group bacterium genome window below encodes:
- a CDS encoding ComF family protein has protein sequence MIFGLARVKKFIFDIIFPIECLGCGREGEWLCESCFEKIMPDIHFTRGENLDKIITLYSYNNGVIKNLIHGMKYRFVEELALPIGALLFRELKKVEGQVGKPDFITPIPLHKKRLLERGFNQSELLALKISEYFGCSVEKDVIARSRLTASQVSLDGAGRKENMREAFLAVDISKILNQKIILIDDVFTTGATMEACARVLKNVGAREVLGLALAKG, from the coding sequence ATGATTTTTGGATTGGCTCGAGTCAAAAAGTTTATTTTTGATATTATTTTTCCGATCGAGTGTTTGGGTTGCGGGAGAGAAGGAGAGTGGCTCTGTGAAAGTTGTTTTGAAAAAATAATGCCAGACATACATTTTACTCGTGGTGAAAATTTAGATAAAATTATTACTCTCTATTCTTACAATAACGGGGTTATAAAAAATTTGATTCATGGGATGAAATATAGATTTGTGGAAGAGTTAGCTCTGCCGATTGGCGCACTTTTATTTAGAGAATTGAAAAAAGTTGAGGGGCAGGTGGGGAAACCTGATTTTATTACACCGATTCCTTTGCACAAAAAAAGATTACTGGAAAGAGGATTTAACCAGTCCGAATTGCTTGCTTTAAAAATTTCAGAATATTTTGGTTGCTCCGTGGAAAAAGATGTTATAGCGCGTTCTAGGCTGACCGCGTCGCAGGTTAGTTTGGATGGGGCTGGGAGAAAAGAAAATATGAGAGAAGCTTTTTTAGCGGTTGATATATCAAAAATTTTAAATCAAAAAATCATTTTAATAGATGATGTCTTTACAACCGGTGCGACCATGGAAGCATGCGCGAGGGTTTTGAAAAACGTCGGGGCAAGAGAAGTCTTGGGTTTAGCGTTGGCAAAGGGATAG
- the recG gene encoding ATP-dependent DNA helicase RecG: MITLETPVENLLRVGKATSKKLQNLGLRTAEDLLFYFPFRYEDWSKILPISQMTYGSAGTCRGTVELIKNTRSFHKRKNITEALVSDNSGSIKVVWFNQPFLTKILKVGDEIFLSGKVDFDRFGIHLTSPSYEKVGAVGEAIHTARIVPVYGTTENLTNKQLRFLVKLIAPLALKIRDWLPAEIRKEFRLIDLNRTLKQIHFPESVDLVKAARHRLKFNELFLVQLQNLLLKNNLQKSVAPRISFQEEKTKKFTAGLPFKLTNGQRQAAWEILQDMGAGKPMNRLLEGDVGSGKTVVAAIAILNVFLNGYRTILMAPTEILAKQHFNTFCKLFSNLKIGLVTRSEKKINCETEKNNDTEFIINNSDLIIGTHALIQDDVKIDKLGLAIVDEQHRFGVKQRQALKGDKESPHFLSMTATPIPRTMSLVFYGDLDVSVIKELPVGRKKILTKVVSPEKRNAAYNFIRKEIKDSRQVFVICPLIDQSDKLGVKSAKEEYKKLSQEIFPELKIGLLHGKMKSEDKEKTMREFLENKINILVSTSVVEVGVDVPNATIMMIEGAERFGLAQLHQFRGRVGRSDFQSYCFLFSDSDSEEAARRLLVMTTCNDGFALAEKDLEFRGPGEVWGVRQSGMPDLQIATLTDYAIIKEAKAAAENFIKKDPDLVKYPDLRDKLGNFLEKVHLE, encoded by the coding sequence ATGATTACCCTGGAAACGCCAGTGGAGAATCTGCTACGGGTTGGAAAGGCGACATCAAAAAAATTACAAAATTTAGGTCTCCGAACTGCCGAAGACCTTCTTTTTTATTTTCCTTTCCGGTATGAAGATTGGAGTAAAATTTTGCCGATCAGCCAGATGACTTATGGTTCAGCGGGGACTTGTCGGGGGACAGTGGAGTTAATAAAAAATACGAGAAGCTTTCATAAAAGAAAAAATATTACCGAAGCCCTGGTTTCTGATAATTCGGGGTCAATTAAAGTTGTTTGGTTTAACCAGCCATTTCTCACAAAAATTTTGAAAGTGGGAGATGAAATATTTTTGTCGGGCAAGGTTGATTTTGATCGTTTTGGAATACACTTAACTTCTCCATCATACGAAAAAGTTGGAGCGGTTGGGGAGGCGATTCATACGGCGAGAATTGTTCCGGTTTATGGCACAACGGAAAATTTAACCAATAAGCAATTAAGATTTTTAGTTAAATTAATCGCGCCATTGGCCCTTAAGATTCGTGATTGGCTGCCCGCGGAAATTAGAAAGGAATTTAGGCTGATTGATTTAAATCGGACTTTGAAGCAGATTCATTTTCCGGAAAGTGTTGATCTGGTAAAGGCTGCCCGCCATCGTCTTAAATTCAACGAATTGTTTTTAGTCCAGCTGCAAAATTTATTGCTAAAAAATAATTTACAAAAAAGTGTAGCGCCGAGGATTTCTTTCCAGGAGGAAAAAACAAAAAAATTTACTGCGGGCCTGCCCTTTAAATTAACTAATGGTCAACGCCAGGCCGCTTGGGAAATTTTACAGGATATGGGGGCGGGGAAGCCGATGAATCGTCTTTTGGAAGGGGACGTTGGTTCTGGTAAAACGGTGGTGGCGGCAATAGCTATTTTGAATGTTTTTCTAAACGGGTACAGGACAATTTTAATGGCCCCGACGGAAATTTTAGCGAAACAGCATTTTAATACTTTTTGTAAATTGTTTAGTAATTTAAAAATTGGTTTGGTAACTCGTAGTGAAAAGAAAATAAATTGTGAGACAGAAAAAAATAATGATACGGAATTTATTATTAATAATTCAGATCTTATTATCGGCACGCACGCGTTGATTCAAGATGATGTTAAAATTGATAAGTTAGGTTTGGCGATTGTTGATGAACAGCACCGTTTTGGCGTAAAACAGCGGCAAGCCCTGAAAGGCGATAAAGAAAGTCCGCACTTCCTTTCCATGACCGCTACGCCGATTCCAAGAACAATGTCTTTAGTTTTTTACGGCGACTTGGATGTTTCAGTCATAAAGGAATTGCCAGTTGGACGAAAGAAAATTTTGACTAAAGTTGTGTCTCCGGAAAAAAGAAACGCGGCTTACAATTTTATCAGAAAAGAAATAAAAGATAGTCGGCAAGTTTTTGTGATTTGTCCGTTAATTGATCAATCCGACAAGTTAGGAGTTAAATCAGCGAAGGAAGAATATAAAAAGTTGAGCCAGGAAATTTTTCCGGAATTGAAAATAGGTCTTTTGCACGGAAAAATGAAATCAGAAGATAAAGAAAAAACAATGAGAGAATTTTTAGAAAATAAAATAAATATTTTGGTTTCCACGTCGGTTGTGGAAGTGGGTGTTGATGTTCCAAACGCGACAATTATGATGATTGAGGGGGCCGAGCGATTTGGCCTGGCCCAATTGCACCAGTTTCGGGGGAGAGTAGGCCGTTCAGATTTCCAGTCATATTGTTTTTTATTTTCGGATAGTGATAGTGAAGAAGCAGCTAGAAGATTACTCGTAATGACGACTTGTAATGATGGGTTTGCCCTGGCAGAGAAAGATTTAGAATTTCGCGGTCCTGGAGAAGTTTGGGGGGTTAGGCAATCGGGGATGCCGGACTTACAAATCGCGACACTCACGGATTACGCGATTATAAAAGAAGCTAAGGCGGCGGCGGAAAATTTTATAAAAAAAGATCCGGATTTGGTGAAATATCCGGACCTTCGTGATAAATTAGGTAATTTTTTAGAAAAAGTTCATCTGGAATAG